The Cutaneotrichosporon cavernicola HIS019 DNA, chromosome: 3 region TGATCCCCATAATTTTTTTGTTGGGTGTCACCTGGTGACTGCTCGACTCACCGATGAATTCTTTGTTGCTGTGCTGGAGAGTCGGTTAACCGAGAGGGTTGAAGATGAGTTAGAGATAGGAAAATATGCCCACGGGGCTTTAAGTGTCGCTCCAGATCCTCCGTTACACTTTCAACCTGggcggcagcagcagcagcttGGGCTTGGATCAGGCTGCGGGCCGCATGGAGCATACCTGGAGCGCGACAGTATCTGGGAATTAACCCACGCTTTAGAGTTGCATGCTAGAGTTGCTTGGGTTGTGCTAGGCCTAGAGCAGACGTACGACAGCTGCCACTTGACATGGCAGAGATCGGGGCCAGCATGCGTTCCACATAGCTCTCGGCCTCTGCCCAAGCTCTCGGAATCATTTGGCGCCACACTCGCTTCCAATGACACACAACGCCAACCACCTCCTGTATTGACGTTGCGATCAGCTAGTGAAGCGCTGACGTGGTGGGGACCAATCGGCCCTGTAATACATCCACAagcacgacgtcgccatTCTTGTGCAGGAGAGCAATTGACCACTGAACAATGGGCCCCAAGTTGGTGAGCAGTTGAGTAAGGACAATGGTGTGTGGCGTAATTTGCTCCCGGTGCTAGAGCACCACACTCTATTCTTTGAGACTCAGGTGAACATCTGGCGCCACTTGTTTCAGGCCTGTGGCAGCGCCACGGATCGCCGGCTACCACCTCTCACTCACCTCATCTGATCAGGCTCCGGCCGCTGGGACAGGGATCGAGCCCATGCACCCAACCCGGCTACAATGACGAGCCCCAGGCATGCCAGAGTGAgtacgacgacggcgcgtGATGGATTACTCTTGAACACATGTGACGCCGAGTTTACGCCGAGTTTCGCATGCGCCAGCGACGCAAGGTTGAAGCTTGGGGGCAGAATAATTGCCTGCCGCTCCGCTCAAGACCACCGGCCGATTAGTGAGTGCCACCTGGTGACAGGACGGCAGCTTGGCAGGATTCACGATCCTGAGGCGCAGCATCCGTACATGCTCCCGGGTTTCCAATCCATCAAGACTTGGACGGCAGAGCAGGGTTGCCCGCAATTCAACCTGGCGCGGCAAGCGCCCCGGCGCCCGGGTTCCTCAACCAAAGAGCTAGCGAGGAGACAGCCCTATCGCTCACGTGCTGGAAAAAAATTGAGTGGGAATCAAGACCCTCCTACCCATGACCACCGAGGGGCAAGGTTAACAAGCTACTGGCCCAAGCGTTGAGATGACATCTGGGACGAACATGAGCCCTCGAACTCAACCAGGTGCCGGTTAGGTGCCGGTTACCACTCGTGCGTAAGCTCAGTGCCTGCACACGCCACTATGAATAATGTGCCTCTGATCCTCGATCCCGTGGTATGCCAGCTGATTCCCTGGGGTGCCGGCACAACAGTACCGCAGATGTGGACAGGGAGCCTCACGAGCGTCATAGCATTTCATCTTGTCAAATTGGGTCCGGATCAGCCCACATGTTACCACCCATCCCCCAAATGCCACTGCCTCTTCCGGGTGTCACGCAATGCCTCTTCTCAAGTCGGCCTGCCCTGACCGGCACAGCGCTGGAACGGTGTAAGTGGAAGCGAATCTCCCACAAAGCAAAGCAGAGGCCGCAACGCAGAGGGCGGCCTGTCACGCTCGTCGGGCTCTGAGGAACGAGGTACAGGACAGCTGTGGCAGATAGCTGGTCAGCTGGGGCCCGACAGATATGACTGATTGGCCAAAAGTAATGGCTTTTTCGCCAGACGTCCCTTGGGGCCGGGGAGTGCGACTCTGTTCTACAGACACCCAGAGCGCTGGGCAAAAGTGCGTTATTTCGACACAGAAGTGGCACCGTGGCGGCAATGGACAAGCGTGTGAATACAGTGGGAGCTTCTAACCATCGCGGCACGCAGACAATGGAGACGCGAGACAAAGCCAAAAAGCCAATGAATTAATGTCCGAGAGTTGGagtgggggaaggggcaGCGCAGTGGTAGTAGTCCCACAGTTTCCATGCGCTTCCGAGGCCTTGTTCTCATGGCCTCcgaccgaggccgagtgTGGCACACAACGGCACCGGAGCTCGGCACAACTACTGAAATCGGAAGCAACTAGGTTGGCACGCAATGCGACATGCAATGCAACATGCTGTGCGATACATAGAGTAGATACAGATGAAGTATTGGAGTGTACAAAGCAAAATGGGGACGTGCCGGTCGTAAATCCCCGTGTGgccctccctcccatcTTCCCTGGTATCTAAGTCCGGCTCCCCCCGtcccctcgctctcctGCTGGTCAGCCGAGGTCCAGTCGACAACGACAGGTTCAGGCTGTATTTCCCCTCATCGCCTAACGCCCCTCGCTGTACCGGCCGTCGTTGCCTAACGACAGCGAGAATCTACCCGCATTCAGCTCttcgcctcctcgcgcgccctcgccttcgcctccttcttggctTTGAGCTTGTCccactgctgtcagcgtGGCTGCTGCTCTCTCACCTTCTCTTTGAACTTGTTCAGCTGCGCGTTCTGATGTTAGCGATACCAGGGGCCCGCGGGACTGCTTCAGGCGGCCAGACTCCGCCACTCCGCCACTCCCGCCACCTCGTTCCGTCCAACACTTCTGGGCGGCATTCGCGGTCCAGATGTAAGTATCTGCACGAGGTGCTGCCAACCGATGCTGAGATACCCAAGCGAGCAGACCTCGAGGTATAGAACTGGGTTATGTTGTCCGTCATCATCGCGGAACCATGAGACCCAAACCTCTCTCTTCCATCATCTCCAGAGGGCGCGATCATCTTCCGGATCCCTACAGCGAAAGGCAAGTTGGAAATCCCCTCACATTCCCAGTGCTTCATCGCAGTGATGATGCTCTGACCTCCCCGATCCACCGCCTCAATCTGAGAgccacccaacccagcAGGTTACTCACCAGCTTGGCGTTTTCCTGCCGGCTCTCTTCGAGCTTCTTGCTGCAGGCGcacacctcctcctccagctctgCCACTCGCTTGCGAAGCGCTATTCCTGTCAGCTCACCGGCACTTGGTGCCGAGACTTTCAGACCCGTAAACTACCGTTGGCAGAACGCCCTcggtcgacctcgtcacaAGGCACCGACAGGCAAATGAGACGGCATCGTCCCCCGAGCTGGCTTGCCAGCGACACTTTGATCTCCACCTGCACCTCGACACTCACGTTGGTTACCTTGAGTCCCGTTCTCACGTTCTGGTGCCGGAGGCGCGATCATCTGCGAGCGGAGCACCTCCTGATGCCTCGCCTTGCGagcctgatgtcagttcTGGTTGCCGCCAAGCCTCATCATGACCATTCCTGTTGAAACACGCTCGCCAGGCCCAGCTGGGCCGGGttcctcgcgcagctccgCGACCAAACACAGTCACATCCCGGTACTCACCTCCTTCTGCACATCCAGCACCATGCTTCGGAGAGCGACGTTGCGCTCATCGGCGCGTTTCTTGAGTTCGCTGTTTTCCTTCTCAACCACGTGCGCATGCACAGCCAGGGCATCGAGCGACGCCCGCAGGCTCGcgttctcgagcgccaACTCCTCCGGCGTCTTGTCCGCTTTCTTCTCCTCTGGGACAACGTAGAACGACTCGgaaggcgacggcgactcGGTGCGGTCCTTGGTCTTCTCGCCTtttcccttccccttcttctccttcttgtccttcttctcggtTCCAGCCTTGATTGGAGAGGTGACGGCCGTCGTCAGTGCCCGCGGGAACGAGATCTCCTCCATCATGTTTTCGAGCATGCCCCAGAACCGTGCGAACGGGTCACCGGTATCAGGAACAGCGCCCGGGAGGAGGTAACTCTCGTCTGGAGGCTCGCTGCTCGAGATGCTGCTGTGCATGGGGGATGTCGGAGCGAAACGTGGCTCCACGGGACGCATGGCAAACGGAGGCACGGACGCGCGTGCTGTCGTTAGCCCGTCTAGTCCTGGCCCACCGAGGCCACTGCCAATAATTCCAGGACCGATGGACGCGGAGGAAGAGCGCTTGGGTTCgcgagtgggagaaggtggtgaggagggacggaaggggttgggcggggcgtcgagggccgcTATGCGCCGCTCCGTGTCACGTACGAGACGTGCGTGCTGGTTGCTCAGCATCTTTAGCGTTCCTCGGTTCTGGCATCAGCAGGGTTTGGGGATGACGGAcgctgtcgtcggcgctctGAGCAGCTTTGTCGAACAGTCCTTCCGCTTCACGAAATGCATTGAgggcgcggtcgagcgACGTgcggtcggcgtcgagccgGCGGGCGAGGATAGACGCCTGCGCCGAGAGCTGGTGTGCCTGCGTTAGCGGAGCCCGGGGTGGACTCACTTACTCTCTGCAGACTGTCTGCCATGGTGGATGTGCTGGATGGTGGTTGGAGTGCAAACGACATGGAATGCGGGGTACCCCGCGTCACCTTGAATGTTGTCACTGTTACTTTCTTTGTTCCCTCTTATTCATCTTGCCACCAACCATGCCTTTAACGCTGGACTCGATACTCacactccctccccccctccaGACTGGCATCTCGCCCAAGGTTGCGAATGGGCTCGCGTTCGCCTTTGCGGCCTCTTACGTGGGCAGCCTGTACATCGCCCCGCTCATCCCATGGGCCGGCCGCCCATTGAAAGGCACCACGGCCGAGGACTCTGCGAGCCGCATTCCCCTCGGACACCGCGACCACCCCACGACGATGCGGATGAGGATGCGCGCTGTGAGCATGGCCACGCGACTTAGCCTCGCGGGTGTGTTCTGGACCGTCAAGACCGTTGGCAACTATGACGTCCGCGGCGCGGTACGTCAACTCTTTGTTCTGTCTGATGCAGCTCGTACCTActctcgacctcctcggtttgcgctcgtcggcccTCCAGATGCCTTTCGCCTATCTCCTCGCGCCTaccctcttcctcggccctcTCGTTGCGTCATGGTTCGATGGAACGCTGCCGGGCCAGGCCAAGTTCGGCCCGTTTCACTGGGGCTTGGCTGAGCGGCGCAACTATCTCGTGGTACGTTGCGTCGTGCCTAGGACTCGAAGCTCTGTCGCCAGTCTCTACTCTTATTTGGGAGAGACTCAATCTCTACCGTGGCTTGCGCCTAACTAACCCATCGCGAACAAATCGCGCTGACCGCAGGGTCCGGTCaccgaggagctcctcTTCCGCTCATGCATCATCGGCGTGTCCAttctcggcggcctgcCCGCCTCCTGGCTCGTCTTCGGCACGCCCCTGTGGTTCGGCCTCGGTATGACCGCCACCGACACCGCTGACTTCAGCGCACGCGCACCACGCGCTCCAGACATACCGTGACGGCGGGAAGACGCACGATGCCTTGTTGCGCGCCGGACTCGGGTGCAGTGCGTCTCCACCAGGCGGAGCTGACCCAAGTGTTCCA contains the following coding sequences:
- the RCE1 gene encoding uncharacterized protein (CAAX protease self-immunity), whose translation is MPLTLDSILTLPPPLQTGISPKVANGLAFAFAASYVGSLYIAPLIPWAGRPLKGTTAEDSASRIPLGHRDHPTTMRMRMRAVSMATRLSLAGVFWTVKTVGNYDVRGALVPTLDLLGLRSSALQMPFAYLLAPTLFLGPLVASWFDGTLPGQAKFGPFHWGLAERRNYLVGPVTEELLFRSCIIGVSILGGLPASWLVFGTPLWFGLAHAHHALQTYRDGGKTHDALLRAGLGCMFQMSYTTLFGWFASYLYIRTGSVLPPIVSHVFCNMMGIYGPGTASRRHPNHKLAISVAYLGGIAGFIWGLTKF